GAAGACCTTAAAGAAAACTCTGAAGAGAACAGTCTTAATTTTTATAtctgtataaatatataatttcagTGAATGTGGTGGCGTATCTCTATATATATTCTTATGTGCatatttatgtgtgtatatgctttttatatatgcatatatataaaaaagtatAGGTCTATCTTCATGTGAACACTTGAGAAAGAACAAAGGTGGGGATATTAAATTAGGCAAAAGTGGTCAAAGACCAAACATCCCTGTTCAGACATTGTTTGCAGTTTCACATTTTGGCTGTTTGTCATTAACCTTGCTAATTAGTTTATGCCTCAAATTTTAGATGATGCTTCAAGGATTATCATGGGAAAAACCATGAAGAAGTATAACATGGAGTTGTCAGGAACTAGATTTAGTTGATCTATGTATTCTAAAATATTATGCAACAAAATATTCTTATTAAGAAAGATGTGACTTGAGAGAGACTTCACACCAATGATGTTTTTATGTCTGtgcaaaatgagaaattttaaatgctaggttaaagaaaaaaaaatcaaggaaaaggaaagaaaaaggaacagctTGGTTGAATGCTTTTCCAATTTTCCTTATCTCCTCTGAGCAATTGTGGATCTATTGCTTTGATTTTATGTACCACTTTATAAATATAAAGACCATTTCAGACATTGGCTTTGCTCCATTCCTGCAGTGCATGTTCAGCACACTTTGTGTAGGGCATTAATTTTATCCTAATGTTTCCACAGGCATTTACATTTATTAGTGTAAATTTAttagtttattatttattattatatttattagtGTATTACATTCTAGCAAATGTGTAGATCTTTTTCCACCATGGTTTTGTCATCATCAATATCAACTGTGCCTGAAGAGTTACCTAGAAGTAAATTTTGGGAATTTATTTACAGTGATACTAACCCACAGAGTAACAGGAATAGGAGCAACATGTTAAGAAGGGGATGTTATCAGATATCTACAGGGTAACTTCAGATGGATGAGTGATCATCACCTATAAGATAGGAGCCCAAGAAGTCGTAAATCAGCACCTTGTCCATATTTTAGCTAAGTACTTACAGGTAGTGGAAAAACCTGTTCACATCACCCATTTCACAGtttctgaaatgtaaaactAGACCCACAGGGCAAAAAAAGGCACACTTCCTCAGTGGTATCTGAATGACTGTTGTAGAGAAATTGAATTAAATGAAGATGCACACTTTCTCTTAGTCCTGCACTAGAATGATTAAATTTCTCAGTGCTGTTGACTTAGATCTGTCAGTTTCTTTATGATGGAAGCTATGGGAACTGTCAGTAGAGACCTCACTGATAGTGTAAATTAGCCCTGGGTATAGGTAAAGCTTTATACTGTTGTACTAGTGTTAGCATTGACATATGAACAAATGTATTCAGGTTTGGATCTTTGTGTGACTGGATGAGTTTTTTGCCTTGTGGGTTATTATGAAAAGTCTAAAAATTCCCTTGTGAATagtttaaagatatttaaaacagTCAGGAAAATGTGAGTGCTTTCAAGACTCCCCTTTAAAAAGGCATCCGTAAGACTTACAGCTCAAACAGCATCCAAGTTTTCTAATCTTGATGCTATTTATATTCATTATTAGTATAATTAGTTATATGAATCTGACTGAAGGTATCACTTCAgtcaggaaaatggaaaaactaattaaagacattttcaaGTAGCCTTTTGCAGACAATATTGAAgtgagaaagacaaaacaaacgGGGGAGGCAGTGGGAGCAATTTTAGGTATCTAGCAGATTGAAGAagtgctttaatttttattccttaatGTGTGTCAGTATTAAGCCAGTGGGGCAAACAATCAGCATTTACTTAATATAgacataaaggaaaaggaaaaagaatgagaagATCAAACTGCAGCCAGAGCTAGAAGGTACAGTCAAAAACCTTGTTAATTTAGATTGCTCTGAGGTGGCTCACcatcttcaaaattatttttgaggaGGAAACAAAGGACAAGGCAATGCCTTTTGAAGTCAGAgtcccttttttcttctagtaATGAAGTCTGACAGACTGTCTTTGATCTTTGAAACAATCTACAAACTTGTATGGCTCTGATCGCTAACATAATGGATGTGGTGttatttcctgtgtgttttgaaAGAGGGTCTTAACCAGCCTAGTTAGTCAGGTGCTAATTGAGATACAAAGAGGCCTTACCCTGAGCACAGAAGTGAGGTCTTGTTGGCAGAAGACACACCTGCATTTATATTCTGTTTCTTCAGAGTGAAAGCCTGCAATGGAGAATCAAAGACTGCAGCACTCTGTAGTGCTGCCTCCCCTTGTCATATACTTGTGGTTTTACAAGATTGATGCAAGTAGGTTATGTTTATGTCTCTCAGTTTGTATAAGCTTTATCTCACTGTGTCATATTTCTGGAGAGCCTACTGATGCTTGCCAGCAGACACTCTATTAGCACAGTAACATGATGACAGAATTCCCTTTCTCTCAGTGGAGTGCTGCAACGAGCACTGCCAGGCAGACACAGGAAATGTGCCTGGGGAGGGctgcctctctgtgctgggctctctTAGGAAAAcccatatttttctgaagaaacaaaGCCCAGGTTTAGACCTGACATTGCAGTTTGATGAATTGTGTCTGAAATAAAGAGGTGGAAGTATGTAATTTCATGGCATGTACTTGGAACAAATAGCCTCAAAAGTCCTGCAATGGGTTTACGTAAGTGGAGCTGCTTAAATTATTAGCCACAGATATCATAATTTATGTTAATTTAGAAGACaaaatttttctctgtcttaTTTATGATAGCATTTTAAATGCATGACTCTTCTCTGAAAGCACAAAGTCAGAGGAAGTCTGGGGAAGGATTTTCTGCCTTGACAATGGACATTTTACCTGTCTGCATGTGCAAATAACCCACTTTTGCTGGTGGGTGGTGCTTTTATACAGTGATAAACAAGAACAAAAGGGATGGCAAAAAGTTTATGGGATTAAGGCTGTATAATAAGTGTtatcaaaatgtttttgaaatacCATAATTCTGAGAAAGTTAACTGAGATCATTAcactaaaataatttgcttGGGAATATGTCAggcttatttttaaagaaacctcACACTGGAGTTCACGACTtaacttttgttttcaaaagaatCCATCTAGTGTGATGAGTCTAAACAGAAATAGATATACCTGGAAAGTACACAAAAGGAACATAAACTGAAGCTTCAGAAGAGTCTTGACCCCATATGCTAGGATATTAAGCCTTGGTCTGTAATTCTGTAAACTCCTCTTGTTTTTGCACAGTGTCATACCACAGGGTGTTTTGAACCCTGCTGGTACAAAGATCTGCTGTGAAGCACCCAGTCATCCAGTTCAGTCTTGACAATCATAAGCAGGCCtgtgtgggaggggtccccgccctcccttgggaggcaacttcaatatagcaaaagttgtcaatcacatgctgtttccctccccagttgaggctgtctgtcaaagcttaacacactccccagttctagaaagttcttctcttctgttaatcccattggaccctgttagaatgccactcctctcctgtatcccgattggttcattacatgtcaccccatcccgtctcctcccctctaccctttacccattggttggtttgtgccctagccactcctatccctctgcccttatattctcggtcccgcccgaGTGCTGTGCTCCCgaagtcagctcttccttcgggaggttgctgctcctggcaataaacttctcggatcctgctgctcgggagacgtctcgtctttatttggtggagctttccgggttacatctacccctccctgcggaccggtcagccgaggatcactccccggactggctgggaacccagggaacccccggaggacctaattttacACAATTGGCGCCGCGAACACGGTGATCGCTGCCCCGGTTTCCGACGAGCGTCTCCTGCCGCGTGAGGATCTGTGACCCTGCGCTGTGGGACTACAAGCGCCGTTCGCCGCCAATCCCAGGAgtagctgttcttctgttttaagaagacTCCTATCTCCTGGACCTGCTGACAAGTCGTGGACATCCGATCCTGCAGCTTCAAGGGAAGCCCCGGATTCCAcgacaccagcagagctccactaccccgcctcagccttttcttttcgCCGCGTCGTAGTTGGGTGAGTGCAGCTGCTCGAGGAGAGCAGCCGACGCAGgctcttatcttttcctttccttttcctttgctctggtGGGGATTCTCTTCTGCAGTGAGGAGATGGGTAACCGCCTCTCCCCTGCAAGACGAGACTTCTATTGCCAAGTTAAAGCTACCCTTCAGTTggggaatgtttcttttaataagcgggtccttaaatcttttgttattttcatctttgatcattttccagatgcctctactgaggatgttctttctatttcattctggggaaaagttgggcgttatatttatgatttacaagtttctgggaattttagggtcgggagattttttcctatttatgatattatttttaatttagttaaacaaaaaggggaaagttcgGGTCCCAGTTTTCCTACCCCTTATTCCGCCCCCCTCGCTCCTAACCCCATTTCCCCTAAGGGTGGATCGGGAGATAGATCCTGCCAAAATAAGGCACAGGGTTGCCaccgtctccctgctgcctcccgttccactctgtccttctcttgtgctgggactggccaccccagcacgagccctaTCCATTCCCTCGATCCTCATGCCCCCAACCCCAGTTTTACTCCcagttccagttctgttttaataataCCTCAAAATGGCGGCGGCCTCGTGGCCGATTGCCCTGAGACACAAAAtggtgcctcctcctcctcaacccCTCCGGTTCCCGCCACTTTACCATCTCCACCCCCTTCGTCGGTTGCCGCCCCCGCGTCGGGTCCCGCCCCCCATCATGCGTCGATCTTGGTGACGTCGGGaccctcccaccctgcctccctAGCCACACCCCTGGGcgggcccctggtgggtgggacaggcctacCAGAAGGccacgccccagtgggtgggtcaggccacgccccctctcctgccacttccgGTTCCCACGCTACCGGAACCGGAAGTGGGCCttgccggaagcaggccatcttggcctgcagggtctctcaTAACCAGGACCCACCGGCAAGGGAGAGGCTTTGAGCCCTagcctgtcctgcctcatcctcggaagaggatgaggacagtgacgaCCCCCGGCCAACAACCaagccaggggagggctgggcccggatAAGGGCCAAGGCAATTAGggatggggacctagatctcGCCAGGGATCTAGGCCCAATCGCGGCGCCGGTTAGGCTCAAGAGGGGGAAGGAACCACGGTGGGAACAGCTGCCATATACGGAGGTGAATGAATTGAGGAAGGCAGCCAAGGACTATGGGagaaattccccattttttaaaaacatattggaCCTTACGTTTACTGGACATACTTTGGTGCAGCATGACATTCGATATatagcaaaggctctgctgtcccccacagaatttcttctgtgggaaatacattggaaaaagctattaaaacctATTCTAACCAAATACGACCttaaggaggtgctgggagatggcGCCGAGGGCCTGGAGgcgctggcaggggaaggggaatttagTAAACCAGAAGATCAGATCCTCCTTCCCGACAACTTGCTAAATGACATCcgagaagctgggaaggaggccctACTAAAAATGCCTGATGGAACCACCCCTCTCCAGAACTTCACATCCATCCTCCAGGGCCCTGATGAGACTTTTATTAAGTATATTGACAGGTTAAAGGAGGCTATAGACCGGCAGATTGAGAACGTCGAGGCTCGAGAAGAACTGCTGCGCAAGATGGCCTTGACCAACGCCAACCCGGAGACAAAGAAGATCCTGCGAGCTCTCCCCCAGGATCCGGAGCCGACCATCGCCAAGATGGTCGAGGCGTGCACAAAAGCGGCATCGATGGAGCAGACTGTGGCGTTTGCGGtgagcaggggtgtgggggaggcAATGGTGGACCTCATGAACACGCGCTGCTTCGGCTGCGGCCAGCTGGGCCATATACAAGCCAATTGCCCACACTGGCCACCAGAGAGGTCCTACCCTCATTATAACCCCTCCCCGAGACCACCTTACAGGAATCCTCGTTATCATCGGCCGAGAAACGGGAGGCGGAGCGCGCTGAGGGGCCGCGCTACGACAACAAATGGCCCGTCCCAACGCCCTGCGCTGCCATCACTCCCGGAGAACCACTGCCCCAACGGCACATTTCTCCGGACatccgcagccaggaggacgggctcCGACTCCTCAGACGGACTCAACAACTGAACAGTGCCCGCCGCCAAGTCCTCCGGAGTTCCATCCACATTATGTTTCCGGATGAGGACTTGGTCCGTGTCCCGGTAGGATTCCTGCCGCCACCATACTGTGACCACCCCATCACAGTGCTGTTCATCGGGGACTCCATCAGCACGCCGGACGACCTCACCATCATCCCGGAGGTCGTCTACTTcgagccaggggcagagctcaaCGTCTCCGTGGTGTGCCATCATCCTCCGTTCTCTCTGCCGAGAGGGTCTCCTTTAGCTCTGTGCTACATCTTACATATGCACTACAAGGACACTGGCTACATCTCACATATGCACTTCAATGACACTGGCTGCAACATTATATCAGACTTTCCTACGGATCAagacccttctgctttcttcattcagaaCGTTAGCAGACAAAGACCAAtcattaaaactacttttatctttcaggggaaaaacatttcgttggacctgatggcagacaccggTGCGGACGTTACCATCGTCCCTCAGGCAGAGTGGCCGCGCGACTGGGAGTTagtgtccccttgtggcacaatctccggCGTGGGAGGAGCCGTCAATTCCCGACGCAGTAAGCACCTCGTGTGTGTAGAGGGGCCGGAGGGCCAGATTGCCACAATTCGGCCTTTTGTAGTTGCATCCAATATCAAATTATTAGGCAGGGACGTGTTGTCCCAATGGGGTGCCCGtctcgacatccctagccctgcgtgggatttttagtctgggccactgcggagcgcacctccccaccgctTAATTGGAAAACTGATACACCGGcgtgggtggaccagtggcccttgcCAATCGAAAAACTTAATGCGCTCAACGAactagtagaggagcaggtgcgcctggggcatttaataccctccaccagcccttggaacacacctgtctttgttattaaaaaacccggcaaagacaggtggcgcctgctccaagacctacgcagggttaatgatgttATTGAAGATATGGGACCTTTGCAACcgggccttccctctccctctatgctgccccgggattggcagctcgcaatccttgatatcaaggattgtttcttcaACATCCCGTTATAccccggagatgctcccaggttcgcgTTTTCGGTTCCCTCTATCAACTGAGGTGAGCCGTACAAACGGTATCAatggaccactctgccccagggaatgaAGAATTCTCCGGTGCTCTGCCAAACCTTTGTGGCACAGGTCCTTTCCCCAGTTCGTCGCCTTTTCCCAGAGGCCATCATCcttcactatatggatgatattttgatttgtgctgctaACTCAGCATATCTACAAGCAGCCTTAGACAGGACAGTTAAAGCCATCAAAGCTGCGGGCTTTCAAATTGCGGAAGACAAGATCCAGCTGTCGTCCCCCTGGAAATACCTGGGCTTCCTGATTACGGGAAGGACCGTCGCGCCCCAGTCTCTTGTCATCAAGGACGACCCACGGACCCTGCGGgatctgcagcagctttgcggtaccatcacctggatccgacctctcctgggactcaccacagaggagctgtcgccacttttccacctgctgaaagGCGACAGtgacctggcatccccacgaCATCTCACACCGGATGCCCGTGAGGCCTTGGAGAGAGTCGCAGCTGCtatcaagtcccgccaggcgCATCGGGTCGCGcagtccctcccaatccagTGTGCCATCCTGGGTAAGTCTCCCAACTTACATGCCCTGCTATTCCAGTGGGACGACAGCCAGAGAGACCCACTCCTTATCATCGAGTGGCTGTTCCTCCCCCACCAACCCGCCAAAACAGTAACCACATATCCTGAAATCATGGCTAAACTAATCATTAAGGCCCGCCAGCGCCTccggaccctcgcagggtgtgacccagcatgcatttatttaccattaaatttggaccaattggatttcctcttacaaacaaatgaaaatttgcagatttcagtagacagctatcctggtcaaattCGGATACACtatcccaagcacaaattatttaaagacactttatATCTGGccccaaaaatttttaaaagcaaaataccattaaaaaatgctctcacagtgttcactgatgggtcaggaagatcccacaaatcagtgatcacttggaaggacccagacagtcagaagtgggaatctgacgtccaaatagttcagggatccccccaaatcGCTGAACTTGCAGCGGTTGTGAGAGCCTTCAGAAAATTCCAACAACCTTTCAATTTGGTCACTGATTCGGCATATGTAGCCGGGATAGCAGAGCGGGCcgaacatgc
This sequence is a window from Vidua chalybeata isolate OUT-0048 chromosome Z, bVidCha1 merged haplotype, whole genome shotgun sequence. Protein-coding genes within it:
- the LOC128782467 gene encoding endogenous retrovirus group K member 6 Pro protein-like — encoded protein: MEQTVAFAGKNISLDLMADTGADVTIVPQAEWPRDWELVSPCGTISGVGGAVNSRRSKHLVCVEGPEGQIATIRPFVVASNIKLLGRDVLSQWGARLDIPSPAWDF